The Nisaea sp. DNA segment CCGAGACCGGTCCCGCCGAACTGGCGGGTGGTCGAGATATCGGCCTGGGTGAAAGGCTTGAAGATCTTTTCCAGTTGCTCGGCAGTCATGCCGATGCCGGAATCCTCGACCTCGAAATGCAGGTCAACGCGACCCTCACCTATCTCGTGCGGATAAACAGTGAGTTTGACCAACCCCGCCTTCGTGAATTTGACGGCGTTGCTGCACAGGTTTGTCAGGATTTGGCCGACCCGCAGCGGATCGCCAAACAGATCGACCGGCATATCCGGGTCAATCGCGATCTCGAAGGAAAGGCCTTTCTCGTCTGCCCGGTCTTTCGCAAGACCGCCGACCTGCTCGATTAACTCTTTCAGATCGAAATCAGTCGCCTCGATCTCAAGTTGGCCAGCTTCGATCTTCGAGAAATCGAGCACATCGTTGATGATTCCCATCAGGATCTGCGAAGAGGAAACGATCTTTCCGACGAAGTCTGACTGGTTTTCGTCAAGCCGGGTCCGCTGCAGCAACCGGCTGAGACCGATGATACCGTTGAGCGGTGTGCGGATTTCATGGCTCATATTGGCCAGAAAGCCGGATTTTGCCTGGTTGGCGGCCTCGGCTTCTGCCTGGCGCTGTTTCAGCTCGGTGATATCGACCCTGAAGGATAGAAACCCTCCATCCGGCGTTCGGGCGTCCTGGATCCGGATCCAGCGCCCGTCCGGCAGAGCCTGCTCGAATGCCGGCCCAGGCTCTCTGAACTGCCGCATGCGTGTGGCAACCCATTCGTCCTCCCGCCCGACGGCTTCGCTTATGTCTCCAGCATTAGCCGCAACGCGGATGATGTCCTCGTAAAGAGCCCCCGGGATCATGACCCTTCCAACGCTGGGATAGAGCTCCCTGAAGCGTTCGTTACAAATAACCATCCGCATGTCGCGGTTGTAGAGTACGAAAGCGCCGTTCATAGCGTCGAGCGCGATACGCAACTGCCCTTCAGCTTCGGTTGCCTTCACCTTGGCCTCGACCAGGCCCTTTTCCTGCGCCGCGAGAGTTTCAAGATCCCGGCGACGGCGCTCCTGAAAAAGTCCGATCCCGAAGAGCGGAATCACAATCGCCGTTCCGATCAGGCCAACTGGAATCCAGACCTTCCAGTAGATCGATTCCGGAACAATCCAGCCGCCTATCGGGCGCCCCGCCAGATACCAGCTGCCGACTGGCAAATTAACTTGTTGCAGGACAGGCATGTCTTCGAAGACTGCTTCGCTGCCGAGGAACACATCGCCGCTCAGTCCAGCCCCGTCACGGCCACGGATCGCGAATTCAAAGCCCAATGAGTCCGGGTCCACCCCGGCGGCGGCGAAAAGTTTTTCTGCGTCGATCACGGCCGAGACCAGACCCCAGAAAAACTCGGTGCCGTCCTCTTCTTTGGCAAAGACCGGGTATCGCCCGATAATCCCGATGCCGCCCTGCATAAGTGTCAGCGGCCCGGCGAGTACCAGGTCTCCATTATCGCGGGCGGTAAGTGCAGCAGCGCGCTGTTTCTCGTTCTTTCGATAATCGAGCCCGATCGCGGCTTCATTACCTTCGAGAGGATAAATATACCGCAGCACGAGATCCGGCGCGGCGCCGATATTCCGGAGTTGCAGCCGATTTGTGAACAGGCGCTCGGCGATACTGTTGAACCGCTTCTGAGACAGATCGGGGTCCGTGGAGATAACAGCGGCGAGACCGCCTACAAGTCTCAGATTCGCACCGATCTCACCTTCAAGGCGAGTCCGGAGCAGATTGAGTTCGTCAGAAACATGGCTCCGCGTTTCGGCGAAATATTTTTCCCGAGCTTCTTCCACGAGAAGAAACCCAACCCCAATCGCCGCGACAATCGCCATGACGGCCGGGGCCATTGAAATAAATCGACCTCGCATACGCTCTTCCTGACCCAGGGCCGCCTGCGGCCCCTATACCAAACACCATATCCTGTGAAACATGGCCGAGTGCCGTTACGATTCTCTTAAGAGCCTACGGCGGGGTCTTAATCAGATCACAAGTCCGTTGCGCTGCACCCCGGCTCGCGACAATCAGACAGCATTCTTCATTCGGCCAAGCCGCGTCGGGTGCAGAACTCCGTTATTTGCCGAAATTTCAATAATTTGACGCTTCAGCACCCGATTCAATTGGGTTAGCCTGTTTACGGGCGGGCTCAAGCGTTCGGTGGCGGGAGGAAATCGCATGCGCGATAAGTTGCACACCTTGAAGCAAGAACTTGTCGACGGCGTGATCGCACTCGCAGAAGAGCGGATCGCCAAAGACAAGCAGGCCGAGGCCAAAAGCTTCATCAGGCAGTTCTACGAAAATGTCGCGCCTCAGGACATTTTATCCGAAGAACCGGAAGACCTGTTCGGCAGTGCGTTGTCGATCTGGGCTTTCGGCAAGGTGCGTACGCCAGGCACCGCCAAGATCCGGGCCTACAATCCAAAGTTCGAATCCACCGGATGGCAATCACCTCACACAGTGATCGAAATCGTCAATGACGATATGCCGTTCCTGGTGGACTCGGTCACCACTGCGTTGATGTCGCTGGATCTCACCGTTCATCTTGTCATTCACCCGATCCTGAAAATCGAACGGTCATCCGCCAGCAAGGTTCAAAACCTTCTGGATCGTGACAATGTCAGCGACTGCATGATCCGGGAATCCTTCATGCAGCTGCGCATCTCCGAGCAGAGCTCGGCAGAGGTCCTGTCCAATATCGAGGCCGAGCTACACTCTGTGCTTGATGATGTGAGGGCTTCCGTCGAGGACTGGCGGACGATGCGGGAGAAGGTACTCGACGTCGTCACCGAGATCGGTGTGCGCGAGACCCCGCACAATCGTGAGGAAGTAAGCGAGGTCATCGATTTCCTGCGCTGGATTGAAGACAATCACTTTACCTTCCTCGGGTATCGCGAGCTGGACTATGTCGGCAGCGGCAAGAGCGCGCATATGGAGGTTGTCACCGGCTCCGGCCTCGGCATCCTGCGTAAACCGGAGACCAGCGTATTCGGTGGCTTACGGGATTTCGGCAAACTTCCCGAGGATGTAAGACGTTTCCTGACCAGCCCAGACCTGCTGCTGATCATGAAGGCGAACCGGAAGGCCCGGGTCCATCGCCCTGTCTATATGGACACGATCATCGTCAAGAAGATCGACAAGACGGGCAAGGTCACCGGCGAGCACCGGTTCATCGGTCTCTTCACGTCTGTCGCCTACAATCAGAGTCCCGGCGAAATTCCGATGCTGCGGCAAAAGGTGCAGCGGATCGTCTCCCGAGGAGGTTTCGCGCAGGAGAGTCATGACGGCAAGGCTCTGATCAACATCCTTGAGACCTATCCGCGCGATGAGCTGTTTCAGGCCAGCGAGGATGCCTTGCTGACCACGTCAATCGGGGTTCTGCACTTGCAGGAGCGGCAGAAAACCGCGCTCTTCGTGCGTTCCGATCCGTTCGAACGATTCGTTTCTGTAATATTATTTGTCCCACGCGATCATTACACGACCCAGATCAGGGAACGGTTCGCAGACATTCTCGCGCAGGCCTTCAAGGGCCATGTTGCGGCTTTCTATACACAGATGTCCGAATCCGTCCTCGCGCGCCTTCAATTCATTATCGCAACGGAACGGGGGGCGGTTCCCGAAGTCGACGTCGAGGAACTTGAGCGTCGCCTTGCGGATGCCGCCCGGTCCTGGTCCGACAAGCTCCATCAGGCCCTGATCGAAGCAAAGGGCGAGGAGCAGGGCAACGCGCTGCACCGTCGATACCAGGACGCCTTTCCCTCTTCTTACCGTGAAACATATTCCGCCCAAGGCGCGATTTTCGACATTGAGCGGATCGAGGAAACCATGGCGGACGGAAGTCTCGCCATGAATCTCTTCCGCCCCATCGGATCTGAAGAGACCCAGCTCTACCTCAAGTTTTTCCACATCGACACGCCGGTGCCGCTCTCCGACGTCATGCCGATGATCGAAAATATGGGTGTCCGCGTCCTGAGCGAGCATCCTTATGAAGTCGTCTCCAAGGACCTCTCCAACGCTGTCTGGATCCACGATTTCGAGATGCAGCTCCGCAGCGGGCAAAGCGTCGATATCGAGGCCATGCGCCAACCGTTCCATGACGCCTTCGAAGCCGTCTGGACCGGCAAGATGGAGAATGACGGGTTCAACATCCTCATTCTGCAGGCCGGCCTGACATGGCGCGAGGTCGCCATGTTGCGGGCCTACGCGAAATATCTGCGTCAGGCAGCTTTCACGTTCTCCCAAACCTATATGGAAGAGACGCTGGCGGAAAACGCGTCCATTGCAAAGCTGCTGGCCCGTCTGTTCGACGTCCGGTTCAATCCGGCAGTGGAAGAAGCCAAACGTGCCACTACAACGAGCGAGATCCTGGCCGAGATCGAGGCGGCACTCGACAATGTCGCCAATCTCGATCAGGACCGGATAATCCAGCGCTATCTCAACCTGATCCTGTCAACGATGCGGACCAACTATTACCAGCCTGGCGCAGACGGGAACCCGAAGCCCTACATTTCGTTCAAGCTGGACAGCCAGGCCATCGAGGATCTGCCGCTACCGCGTCCTCTAGTCGAAATCTGGGTGTTCTCGCCCCGCACCGAGGCCGTGCATCTGCGCGGCGGCCGGGTGGCCCGCGGCGGTATTCGCTGGTCGGACCGCAGGGAGGATTTCCGGACCGAGATTCTCGGCTTGATGAAGGCACAACAGGTGAAGAATGCCGTCATCGTTCCCGTCGGCTCAAAGGGCGGATTCGTGGTCAAGCGCCCACCGGCGGACGGCACCCGCGAGGCCATGCAGGCCGAGGCGATCGAGTGCTACAAGACGATGATGCGCGGCATGCTTGATATCACCGACAATATCTCCGGCACCGATATCATTCCGCCGGAACATGTCGTCCGGCATGACGAAAACGATCCTTATCTCGTGGTCGCCGCCGACAAGGGCACCGCCACCTTCTCCGACATCGCCAACGGCGTCTCGCAGGAATATGGCTTTTGGCTCGATGACGCTTTCGCATCGGGCGGTTCCGCCGGATACGATCACAAGAAAATGGCCATCACGGCGCGCGGCGCGTGGGAATCGGTGAAGCGCCATTTCCGGGAAATCGGCATCAACATCCAGACCACGGACTTTTCCGTGATCGGTGTCGGCGACATGAGTGGTGACGTCTTCGGCAACGGCATGCTGCTGTCGAAGCACATCAAGCTGATCGGCGCCTTCAACCACATGCATATCTTCTTCGATCCCACCCCGGACGCAGCGAAGACCTGGACCGAGCGCCAGCGGCTGTTCGATATGCCGCGCAGCAGCTGGACCGATTACGACACCAAGCTGATTTCCAAGGGAGGCGGGATCTATCCGCGATCGCTGAAATCGATCGAGACCACGCCGGAGATGAAGTCCGTGCTCGGTATCAAGGCGGACAAGGTGACGCCGAACGACCTGATCCGGGCGATGCTGATGGCCCAGGTCGACCTGCTCTGGTTTGGCGGGATCGGCACCTACATCAAGGAGAGCAGGGAAACCAACGCCGACGCCGGCGACCGGGCAAACGACTCGCTGCGCATCGACGCCAAGGAGATTGGCGCGAAAGTCGTCGGCGAAGGCGCAAATCTCGGTGTCACGCAGCGTGCGCGCATCGAATATGCGCTGGGCGGCGGGCGGATCAACACCGACGCCATCGACAATTCTGCCGGTGTCGACTGCTCGGATCACGAGGTTAATATCAAGATCCTGCTCGGCGCAGTCGTCACGGATGGCGATATGACCCGAAAGCAGCGGGACAAGCTGCTTGAGGAAATGACCGACGAGGTCGCGACCCTGGTGCTCAAGGATAATTACGATCAGAGCCAGGCCCTGACCATGGCGGTCACAGAAGGTACCGCTCTACTCGACGCCGAAACCCGGCTGATCCGGGAGCTGGAGCGCAGTCACCTGAAGCTGAACCGGGCGGTCGAATTCCTGCCCGACGACGAAACGCTGTCGGAACGCATGGCGGACGGACAGGGCCTGACCAGACCGGAACTCGCTGTCCTGTTGGCCTATGCGAAGATGGAGCTATACGACGAGATCCTGCCCTCCGATCTTCCGGACGACCCGATGCTGGCAGAGGATCTGATCCGGTATTTCCCGGCCCGCCTGCACGGCAAGATGAACGACACGATCCGCAGCCACCGGCTGAAGCGCGAGATTATCGCGACATATGTCGCCAACAGCATGATCAACCGGGTCGGCGCCACTTTCGTCAACGCGGTACGCGAGCAGACCGGCGATGCATCACCAGATATTGCCCGGGCCTACACCGTCGCCCGGGACGTGTTCGGCATCCGCCGCCTCTGGTCTGCGGTCGAGGATCTCGACAACAAGGTTCCCGCAGTCGTGCAAACCGAGATGCTGCAGGATATCAAACGCCTGGTGGAACGGGCTGCGGTCTGGTTCCTGCGAAGCGAGCGCCGGCCGCTTGATCTCCAGGCTCTGACAGGAACTTATCTCGACGGCGTCGCCGAACTGACGGCGGAGCTCGACACGGTATTGACCGACTCCCATCGCGAAGCTGTCCAGAAGAAAGCGGCGGAGCACGAGGCCGCCGGGGTGCCGAAGGAACTGGCCCGTGGCGTTGCCAGTGCCGATATCCTGATTTCCGGCTGCGACATCGTCCGGCTGTCCGGCCAGACCGGGGAAAGCGTGCTGCAGGTGGCGGAAGTCTATTTCGCGGTCGGGCATGAATTCTCGCTCGACTGGCTGCGGGAGCGTGCCGATCACGTGGTTGCAGAGTCGCACTGGCAGAAGATGGCCGTGGCCGCCATCGTCGACGATTTCTATAGTCACCAGTTCCAGCTTGCCCAGAACGTCCTGGCGGAACGCAGCAATGGAAAGAGCAAGAAGGCGTCGGCCGAGGCTCTCATCGAAAAATGGTCGGATACACGCGGCGATGCGTCAGCCCGGATGGATCGGCTGCTGGCTGACTTGCGGGCTGCCGACGGCGTCGATCTATCCATGCTGGCTGTAGCGAACGGCCAGTTCCGCTCGTTGCTCGCACACTAACCTCGGCGGATCGGTCTTCGTGGAATCCGGTCAACCCTCCGGCCCCGGATATCCGGGTCGGCGCGCAGCACTCTCCTGGTGCCTGTTCGATTGGGCGAATTCCCCTCTGCCGACGGTGATCATCACCTTCGTCTTTTCAGCCTATTTTGCACGCGGTGTGGTCGGAGATGAGGTCGCGGGCACCGTGCTCTGGAGCCAGGCCCTGACTATCGCGGGTCTGACCGTCGCCGTGCTGGCACCGATACTGGGGGCCATTGCGGACCAGACCGGGCCGAAAAAACCATGGCTGGCCGGCTTTTCCGCAATTGGCATCCTGGCCGCCGGGGCACTCTGGTTCGTCCATCCGGACCCGGCGGATACGATGCTTGCCCTGATCGCCGTGGGGCTGGTGCTGATCGGCACCGAGTTCGCCAATATTTTCTACAACGCCATGCTGGCCCGCGTCGCATCGCCAGAGCGGCTCGGCCGGGTCGGCGGCTGGGGTTGGGCGCTCGGCTATCTCGGCGCTATCGTCTGCCTGCTGATCGCCCTTCTGGGGTTCGTTCAGGCCGAGACACCGCCCTTCGGGCTGGACAAGGCAGAGGCGGAGCATGTCCGGGCAACCGCCCTGCTGGCGGCCGCCTGGTTCGTGATCTTTTCCATTCCGCTGCTGAAATACGTGCCGGACGATGAGCGGCAAGCTCTGTCCGTTCCCGCCGCCGCGCGTGCGGGGCTGAAAAGCCTCTGGCAGACCATCCGATCACTCCGGGAAGATCGTGATCTCTGGGTCTTCCTGATTGCCCGCATGCTCTATGCCGACGGCCTCGCCACCCTGTTCCAGTTTGGCGGCCTTTATGCCGCCGGCACCTTCGGGATGAGCTTTGCTGAAATCATCCAGTTCGGCATTGCCCTCAACGTCACGGCCGGAATCGGCGCTTTCGGCTTTGCCTGGGTCGATGACCGGATAGGCGCCAAGCCGACCATCGCTATTTCGCTGGTCGGCCTGATCAGTTTCGGGTTTGCCGTGTTGCTTGTCGAGGACGTCGCCTGGTTCTGGGTATTCGCCCTGGCCCTCGGCATCTTCGTCGGCCCGTCCCAGTCGGCGAGCCGGACCCTGCTGACCCGCATGGCCCCGGCAGAGAAACGCACGCAGGTCTTCGGTCTCTATGCGTTGTCTGGAAAAGCCACGAGCTTCCTAGGACCAGCCCTGCTCGGCTGGGCCACACTCACCTTCGACAGTCAGCGCGCGGGCATGGCGACAATTCTCGGCTTCTGGATCGTCGGCCTTGCCCTGCTTGCGTTGGTCAGGCCCGCATCTCCGCGCGCACCTGCTGCCTGAAGACGTCGATCGACACGGGGTTACCACCGCGCTCAACGTGCCAGAAGGTCCAGCCGTTGCAGGCCGGCGCCCCCTGTACCGCCGCGCCGACGGAATGGATCGAGCCCTTGGCACTATCCGAGACCAGCGAGCCGTCCGGACGCACCTTGGCGAACCAGCGGCGGCGCTGGTCGAACAGAACCTCGCCCGGGTTGAGCATGCCGCGCTCGACGATATTGCCGAACGGCACGCGCGGTTCGGTCCGCTTGGTCTCTACCGCCAGAAGACTGTCATCCTCGATCCGCTTGACCGCAGCGATGCGGTCCATGGCGATCTCGGCATATGTCTGCTCGCGCTCAAGCCCTATAAAATGCCGCCCCAGCTTCTTTGCAACCGCGCCGGTGGTGCCTGAGCCAAAGAAAGGATCGAGCACCACGTCGCCCGGCTTGGAGGTCGACAAAAGCACGCGCGACAGCAGGCTTTCCGGTTTCTGCGTCGGGTGTGCCTTGCGGCCATCCACCTTGATACGCTCTGCTCCGGTACAAAGAGGCAGGTGCCAGTCGCTGCGCATCTGCTGGTCTTCGTTGAAGGCCTTCATGGCATCGTAGTTAAACGTATACCGCTTGCTGTCCTCGCTCTTCGAACACCAGAGCAATGTCTCATGCGCGTTGGTGAAACGGCGCCCGCGGAAATTCGGCATCGGGTTGGTCTTGCGCCAGATGACGTCGTTCAGGATCCAGAAGCCGAGATCCTGCAGGACCGAGCCGACCCGGTAGATATTGTGATAGCTGCCGATGACCCAGAGCCCGCCATCGTCCTTCAGGACGCGGCGCACCGCCGTGAGCCAGTCGCGGGAGAACTGGTCATAGGTCTGGAATGTATCGAACTTGTCCCAGTCATTGTCGACCGCATCGACAATTGAGTTGTTGGGTCTGAGAAGCTCGCCCTGAAGCTGGAGATTATAGGGTGGATCTGCAAACACCAAATCCACCGATTTCTCCGGCAGTTTATTGATCAATTCAATGCAGTCGCCGACCAAAATCTGGTCCAGCGGCAGCGTGTCTTGCGCCGTCATATCGTCCGTCCGTGCCAGGAAAGATGGCTGGAGTCTCCGGTATCCGGCGAATCGCGTCAAGGCGTCGGTTTCTTTTTACTAAATAGAGTCAAATACTTACAAGGCAAACACAAGATATGGTGTGAAGAAGAGTGCTGACTTCAGGTCAGAGTGTGTCGCCATCGGCGAGAAGTGCTTCGCGGACCGGCCGGAAGGACCGCCGGTGATGATCCGTGACACCGTGCGCGGCGATGCCCGCCAGATGCTCGGCCGTGCCGTATCCGGCATTACGCTCCCAGCCGTATCCGGGATGGACCTCCGCCAGCGCACACATGGCATTGTCCCGATGCACCTTGGCGATGATCGAGGCGGCCGCGATGCTGAGCGATTTAAGATCGCCCTTCACCACCGCACGGGCCGGAACAGGGACAGGCGGCAAGCGATTGCCGTCGATCAGGTATAGATCCGGAGTTTTATCGAGACGCTGGGACAGAGCAGCAGCCGCCCGTCCCATCGCAACGTAAGTTGCCTGCAAAATGTTGATGCGGTCGATCTCCTCGACCTCGGCGACGCCGATGCCATACGGGATCCGACCAACAAGCGCCTCGGCAATCAGCTCGCGCTTGGCCGCACTCAGCTTTTTGGAGTCCGTGACGTCCCTGAAAAAGGGTTCATTGTGCAAGGCAAAAGGGATATGCACTGCCGCCGCCATAACAGGCCCAGCGAGCGGCCCGCGCCCGACCTCGTCAATCCCGACAATCACGGCACCCTGGTCAGCACCGGCTTCGATTTCCAGACTGAAATCAGACAAATAACTCATTCCTGAGGTACAAAACAGGGATCGGACCCTACCTGAATTTCCGTTTGATACCAAGTCACTACGCGGTCATTCCGGGGAGGGCAGCACCGGGTCTGCCGTCGTTTCGCATCCGGCCCTACGAAATAGTCCTCCCGGGCGCTACACCTAGCTACCGCCAGGAAGTAAACCACGAAATATTGTATCCATGACATGGTTCTGCTTGCGGCGGCACGGCAAGACAACGACCTAATTCAGCCGAAAGCCCGAAAACGGGCGCTGCTGCAAGGTTACGCCGATGCTCGAAGACTGGATCGCCGGGTTTGTCATTTTCGCCCTCACCCTCAGCCTGACACCCGGGCCGAACAACACGCTCTTCACGGCGTCCGGGGTCAATTTCGGAATCTCCCGCACAGTGCCCCACATCCTCGGCGTTGCCGTTGGATTCCCGGCCATGCTTGCCGCCGTGGCGCTCGGCCTCTGGTCGCTGCTGAGCGCTGTTCCGGGACTGCTGGAAGCCCTGCGCTACGTTTCCATCGCCATCCTCATCTATCTCGCCTGGAGGATCGCTGGCGGAGCCGCCGGGAAAATCGGCCGCCCGGAGCGGCCCATGCGGTTCTACGAGGCTGCCGCCTTCCAGTGGGTGAACCCCAAGGCCTGGCTGATCTCGGCCAGTGCCATGACGACCTTCAGCGGTGTGGCTGCCAACGGCTCTCCGGACATCACCTCCCGGCTGCCTCTGATGTGCGCGCTGTTCTTTGCCATCGTGATTCTCTCCGGCTTCACCTGGGCCGGGATCGGCGCCGGTCTTTCGCGCTGGCTGCAGGACGGCATCCGGCTCAGGATCGCGAATAGTGTGCTCGCCCTGCTGCTGCTCTCGTCCCTGTTTCTGGCCTGATTAAAGCAGGCTGAGCTGGTCGCCTGCGCGCGGCGGGACCACGAACCTGTCCATGCGCAGGGACGGGAATGACCCAGCCAGCCCCACGCGTTTCTTCGCCACCTCGAAGCGGCGGTGAATCAGGGCAGCGTAAGGCCCACTGCCGCGCATCCGCTCGCCCCACTCCGCCCGGTAAAGGTCCCCGTCACGGGTCTGGCGGATCAGCGAATAGACCCTGTCCGCCCGGTCCGGAAAGTGCTGCTCCAGCCATTCCCGAAACTGTTCCTTGATCTCATGCGGCAGCCTCAGAAGGATATGGCCGACGCCGCGTGCACCGGCTTCCGCCGATGCCTCCACCAGCGCCTCAATTTCCCCGTCATTGATCGCCGGAATAATCGGCGCCGCCAGGACATGAACCGGAATGCCTTCCGATTTAAGCGCATGCACCACGTCCAGCCGCCGTCCCGGCGTTGCCGCCCTCGGCTCCATGATGCGGGCAAGGTGCCGATCGAGTGTCGTGATGCTGATCGCCACGGACACCAACCCGCGCGCCGCCATCGGCGCAAGAATGTCGATATCGCGGGTGACCAGCGCCGACTTGGTGACAATCGAAAGCGGGTGGCCAAAATCGGACAGGACCTGCAGCACCTCGCGGGTGATCCTGTGCTCTTTCTCGATCGGCTGATAGGGGTCGGTATTGGTCCCGAGCGCCATCACGTCCGGCTTGTAGCCGGGCTTTCTCAGCGCGTCGTCGAGCAGGGTCGCGGCATCCGGTTTCGCCAGCAGCTTTGTTTCAAAATCGAGCCCCGGCGAATAGCCGAGATAGGCATGGGTTGGCCGGGCAAAGCAGTAGATGCAGCCATGCTCGCAGCCACGATAGGGATTGATCGAGCGGTCGAACGGAATATCGGGGGATTTGTTCCGGGCAATGATCGTGCGGGATGCATCGATCCCGACCTCGGTCCGTGGCCGGGCATCCAGGTCAGGAAAATCGGCGGAAGCACCCTGGAACGGATTATCTCCGGGCCAGCCGCCAATGACCCGCTGGCGCTGTTCCTGCTCGAACCGGCCGCTGACATTGCTGACCGCACCACGCCCCTTGTGCGGAGAACGCTGGATAATGTCCGGGTCCGGTGCATCCGGTAGATGAAAATCGGGATCGACCATGGCCGGATGATAAATCCAGCAATGGAACAAAACAAGAACAATCAGTTTTCCGAGGGTGGCTCGTCACTTTCCATACGATGCCGGTCGAGCCGTTCCGATGCCTGATCGCGACGCGCGGAGGCGGCTTCGTCTCCGACCCGCTGTTCTTTCGTGCGACCGAATTTCAGTCTGTTGTCGGCAGCTTTCTCTCCGGCGGCCTCACGGGTCTTCCGCTTGCGCGCCTGCCGCAGATTGACGATCTTGCCACTCATTCGGCCCTCCTCACCGCACACATTATGGCGGCCTAGTCCAGCACCAGCTTATCCGGCCCCCGCCATTCCCGGCGCACTCGTTCCATGGTCTCCGGCCGCGCCATCCGGCGCAAGCGATCCACCACACCTGACAGCATCTTGTCACGCTGGCTCGCATCGCCGCTGTGCGACACCAGACCCTCGTTCTCGGCGTACCAACGGCAGCCCCATGTCGTGGTCCGCAGCCAGGTCAGGCGACGGAATGGCAGGAACCAGGGCTCCAGCACGCGCGCAAGCGACGGCGGCACCGCTGTCCGATAGGTATCGTAGAAATCCGCGACATCCTCATTGCTGGGCTCTCCACTCACGTCCGGGTCCCAGGTAACGGAGGTATAGAGGCTGGCATGCGCGAGATCGATTGCCGGAGATCCGTACTGGGTCTTCTCCATATCGACGAAGATCGCGCGGCCATCCTTCTGAACGACGTAGTTGCCGGGATGCGTATCGGTCAGAACAAGGGCCGGTGGCAAGGGCGCCCTGCCATGCTCGGCCGCGAAATCACGGGCCCATTTGCGTTCTTCATCGAGAATGGCGCGTGCCTGCCGGTCCTGCACCAGGGCCGGGATGTAATCCGCCTGATCCTCGATCAGACTGACGAGTGCCTCCACCGGGCGCGCCGTCCAGGCGAGCGGAGCCGGATCGTCCGGCGTCGGCAAACGGTGCACGCTGGCCAGAGTCTCGGCAATCTGCAGCAGGTCCTTCGAAAGATCCACCGCCCGGCCCTCGACCGCATCGACGATCAGCGCACCGTTCGGTAGCCGCGGGCTCGGATCGAGATGGCCGTGAAGAACTGGCGTATGGCGGCTTGGGCCGGCACGCCGGAAGCATTCCGCCTGCAGGGACAGCGCATCCTCCGGGGTCACGTCGCGCCGAACCAGGC contains these protein-coding regions:
- a CDS encoding response regulator, with the translated sequence MRGRFISMAPAVMAIVAAIGVGFLLVEEAREKYFAETRSHVSDELNLLRTRLEGEIGANLRLVGGLAAVISTDPDLSQKRFNSIAERLFTNRLQLRNIGAAPDLVLRYIYPLEGNEAAIGLDYRKNEKQRAAALTARDNGDLVLAGPLTLMQGGIGIIGRYPVFAKEEDGTEFFWGLVSAVIDAEKLFAAAGVDPDSLGFEFAIRGRDGAGLSGDVFLGSEAVFEDMPVLQQVNLPVGSWYLAGRPIGGWIVPESIYWKVWIPVGLIGTAIVIPLFGIGLFQERRRRDLETLAAQEKGLVEAKVKATEAEGQLRIALDAMNGAFVLYNRDMRMVICNERFRELYPSVGRVMIPGALYEDIIRVAANAGDISEAVGREDEWVATRMRQFREPGPAFEQALPDGRWIRIQDARTPDGGFLSFRVDITELKQRQAEAEAANQAKSGFLANMSHEIRTPLNGIIGLSRLLQRTRLDENQSDFVGKIVSSSQILMGIINDVLDFSKIEAGQLEIEATDFDLKELIEQVGGLAKDRADEKGLSFEIAIDPDMPVDLFGDPLRVGQILTNLCSNAVKFTKAGLVKLTVYPHEIGEGRVDLHFEVEDSGIGMTAEQLEKIFKPFTQADISTTRQFGGTGLGLSICLDLATRMGGRIWAESTPGKGSMFHVVLPFDVSMLSQRVGGLDAERFEAWRILVVDDNPTARLVMSGMLRPLALEVAEAGSAAEAIAAVAAARSAGAPFNVIFMDWMMPDGDGVQATRDILATVDDDDAPRIVLVTGANTETLGEDAREAGASAVLTKPLSHHRMVQLLTAFWKNQEPSDVDRELADAATVHLRGMRILVAEDNQINQQVVEAVLRGIGAEVELVWNGEAAVQAVTGSDPDRFDAVLMDIQMPVMDGIEATRQIRSDGRFVDLPIIAATAHAMTSEVERCLAAGMNGHVAKPISEEKLYEALSAARVERAAIALSSATKPQPEEPTRVFAPFDKMVQLLGAPDIAAKLFNEFCRQNTGSAEMLRTHLSAGDNIAAERLAHQVKGVAGNLGLSALSAAAGDLEKSLREDGGSGPSIAAAQETFEQEAGTALGEIRAHLQALDLLESDLIDS